The Agreia sp. COWG nucleotide sequence TCCGGCCTCGACTGGGTGGGCCTCGTGCTGGTCTCAGCCAGCCTCGTGGCGCTGCTCGTTCCGCTGATCGAGGGCGAGGATCAGGGCTGGCCCGTCTGGACCTTCGTGACGCTCGGCATCGGAGTGCTGCTCATGGTGGCGTTCGGTGCCTGGGAGGTCGCGTACGCCAAGCGAGGCCGCAGCCCCCTCGTGCCGCCGCGCCTGTTCTCGCATCCGGCGTTCACCGGGGGAGTCATTCTCGCCCTGGTCTACTTCGCGGCCTTCACGAGCATCTTCTTCACGATCTCGATCCTCTGGCAGTCGGGCCTCGGCCACACCGCCCTCGAGTCGGGCATCGTGTCGATTCCGTTCGCCATCGGCAGCATCGTGGGCAGCTCGCAGAGCAACAGGCTCACGCAGCGCCTCGGCCGCACCGTTCTCATCATGGGAACCGCGCTCGTGACCATCGGGCTGCTGTGGCTGTGGCTGGTTCTGGCGTTCACCGATGCCGCCGACCTCACCAACTGGCTGCTGCTGGCGCCGCTTCTGATCGCAGGCCTCGGCAACGGTCTGTTCATCGCCCCGAACGCGCAGTTCATCGTGGCGACGGTAGATCGCAGGGAGGCCGGGGCGGCCAGCGGCGTGATCGGCGCCGTGCAGCGCATCGGAAGCGCGGTGGGCATCGCGGTGATCGGCAGCGTGCTCTTCGGCAGCCTCACGGTGGCGGGCAACACCCCGGCCGCGCTCGCGACGGGCTTTACGGATGCCGCCGCCGCAGCCATGATCGTCTCGCTCGGCTTCAGCGTGCTCGCGTTCCTGCTGGTGTTCGCGCTGCCTAAGCGCACGAACACGGGGCACTAGCCGAGCTGGATGCCGCAGGTCAGGCGCGGGCGGCGTCGTAGTCGGCGCGGGTCTTGCCGATGGTGAGGGCGGATGCCTCGAGCAGGTCGGCGAGGGAGCGCAGGTTCTCTGCGACCAGGGTGCCGAGGGCGGTGAGTGAGTACTCCACGCGGGGCGGAATAGTGGAATGCACCTCGCGGATGACCATGCCGTCGCGCTCGAGCGCCTGCAGCGTCTGCGACAGCATCTTCTCGCTGACCCCCTCGACCTTGCGACGCAGGGCGTTGAAACGGAAGTCTCCCTCGCCGAGCGCGAGCAGTGCGAGGCTCGACCACTTCGTGGACACGTCTTCGAGGGCCGCACGCGACATGCAGGCGCGAGCGAAGACAGACGTCACGAGCTCGTCGCTCGGAGTTTCCTGATCTGTCATGTCTCCAGCATAGCTTGTGCTGCGCTTTCGTGGGTACTGTGTAATAGTTAGTGCTAAACGAACGAAAGTTCGCGACACAAAGGAGACCTCATGACCACCTACGCCGTCACCGGAGCAT carries:
- a CDS encoding MFS transporter, with the protein product MADTSRGDNAPIASDTPTSSAPPVISRTAWQALIVLLAGMFMALLDTTIVNVALPTIRTTLDASEGTLSWIISGYALAFGLALIPAGRVGDRIGHKWVFFTGLALFTVASFFCGLAQNDVQLVVARVAQGLAGGMFVPAVTAFIQLLFPGRVRGKAFAIMGAVIGVSSALGPIVGGLLIQAFGDTDGWRLVFFVNVPIGIATLIAAAILLPKQSADEAKHADKSGLDWVGLVLVSASLVALLVPLIEGEDQGWPVWTFVTLGIGVLLMVAFGAWEVAYAKRGRSPLVPPRLFSHPAFTGGVILALVYFAAFTSIFFTISILWQSGLGHTALESGIVSIPFAIGSIVGSSQSNRLTQRLGRTVLIMGTALVTIGLLWLWLVLAFTDAADLTNWLLLAPLLIAGLGNGLFIAPNAQFIVATVDRREAGAASGVIGAVQRIGSAVGIAVIGSVLFGSLTVAGNTPAALATGFTDAAAAAMIVSLGFSVLAFLLVFALPKRTNTGH
- a CDS encoding helix-turn-helix domain-containing protein — encoded protein: MTDQETPSDELVTSVFARACMSRAALEDVSTKWSSLALLALGEGDFRFNALRRKVEGVSEKMLSQTLQALERDGMVIREVHSTIPPRVEYSLTALGTLVAENLRSLADLLEASALTIGKTRADYDAARA